The Mesorhizobium sp. M3A.F.Ca.ET.080.04.2.1 genome contains the following window.
CAGCGAATGCAGCACTGCCTTTGTCATCGGCACGCCGAAATGCGCTTCCAGCATGGGCGGGGTGTTCGACAGCATCACCGTCACGGTGTCGCCTTTGCCTATCCCACGTTTCGAAAGCGCCGAGGCGAGCTTCAGCGAACGGCGCCAGAAATCGCGATAGGAGATGCGCCGGCTGCCATGAATAATGGCGACATGATCGGGATAGGTCTTGGCCGCCCGCTCCAGATAGGTCAGCGGCGTCAGCGGCTGGTGGTTGGCGGCGTTGCGGTCGAGATCCTGTTCGTAGGGATTGGCCATCCCGTCCTCCCCAGAGTGCTTTTCGTGCTTTCTAGCCGCATGGCGGCAATCATGCCATCCCCCGCGAACGGCGGGAAAATGCTATGATATGGGCGTCTGGCAGAATGCCTCGTTTCGAGCCAATCCTGCAGACCGACAAATCATGCCGATAATGCCGATTTGACTTTTGTCGAGAGCCGTGACTAATGTCAGTCGAGGAGACGGCATGGCGATCCGACCGGCAGAACAGCTCATCCACAAGGCCGCCTGGCTTTACTATGCCCATGGCCTTCGCCAGGACGAAGTGGCGACCCAGCTCAAGATTTCGCGGGCGTCCGTCGCCATGTATCTGCGCAAGGCGCGCGAGACCGGCATCGTCAACATCTCGACCTCGACGCAGCTGTTCACCGATGACGTGACCGCGCGCAGACTGGAGGACGCCTTCGCGCTCGACGCCGTATGGATCGCGCCGGAAAATGCCTATGTCGCCGATCCCTCGACCGACATAGCAGTGCTGGCGGCGAGCGTCTTTCTGGAGCTGGTGAAGAAAGGCGATCGCATCGGCGTCGCCTGGGGCCGCACCGTCTACACCATCGCCGACATCATGTCCTATGCCGACCTGCAGGACGTCACGGTGGTGCAGCTCTGCGGCAATCTCGGCGCGCCCTATTCCTACCGGCCCGACCAGTGCACGATGGAGATCGCGCGCCGGCTGAACGCCAAGGGCCTGAATTTCTACGCGCCCCTGGTGCTCTCGACCGAGGAACTGGCAAAGGGCCTGCGCGCCGAGCCGGTGATCCGCGACCAGCTTGCCGGGATCAGCAACTGCGACCTGGCGCTGTATTCCGTGGGCACG
Protein-coding sequences here:
- a CDS encoding sugar-binding transcriptional regulator yields the protein MAIRPAEQLIHKAAWLYYAHGLRQDEVATQLKISRASVAMYLRKARETGIVNISTSTQLFTDDVTARRLEDAFALDAVWIAPENAYVADPSTDIAVLAASVFLELVKKGDRIGVAWGRTVYTIADIMSYADLQDVTVVQLCGNLGAPYSYRPDQCTMEIARRLNAKGLNFYAPLVLSTEELAKGLRAEPVIRDQLAGISNCDLALYSVGTVDSDSHVVKCGALNPAEMRDLRSRGAAGVIAGQIIDQKGEALDCSYNRRVISAELASLRAIEKRLMVVQEDSKFEPLLAAMTGGLCTHLVIGARMAERLLEHAGMASKKAS